In Paenibacillus guangzhouensis, a single window of DNA contains:
- the nagA gene encoding N-acetylglucosamine-6-phosphate deacetylase: MNRKLIHNVQVVLPQQILPSAAVWVTDGKIERIASDSQELQVLDDKVERIDGQGQWLIPGMLDVHIHGANGRDMMDGTEESIQEVSRACAATGCTSFLATSVSSTMEDLLQMIRSVKSVIGREEGAKIAGIHLEGPYLNPKRKGMQNEKYLRHPNLEEMKLIFEEAGSLIKMVTIAPELPGGLELISYLKEQGVVIAVAHSDATYEEAKEAFGAGASHVTHCFNGMRPIHHRDPGLIVAAFEEEHVSLQAIVDQVHLHPAIVRLMHRIKGPEGMVLITDALQAMGLGDGEYLFGGHQVTVSEGVARLVDGTLASSTVTMNEALRLTVENGISITDAVQMASTTPARILGMSHSGHIDVGCEADLVLLNENYDVVWTMIGGMIANR; this comes from the coding sequence ATGAACCGTAAACTCATTCACAATGTACAAGTTGTACTACCACAGCAAATTCTGCCTTCCGCTGCCGTATGGGTGACGGACGGAAAGATTGAACGGATCGCATCAGATTCGCAAGAATTACAGGTCCTAGATGATAAGGTTGAACGTATTGACGGTCAGGGACAATGGCTCATTCCTGGCATGCTCGATGTTCATATTCATGGCGCGAACGGCCGCGATATGATGGATGGCACGGAGGAGAGTATTCAGGAAGTCTCTCGCGCATGCGCTGCAACGGGATGTACGTCATTTCTAGCAACATCCGTGAGTTCCACGATGGAAGATTTGCTGCAAATGATCCGAAGCGTGAAATCGGTTATTGGTCGTGAGGAAGGCGCGAAGATCGCAGGGATTCACTTGGAAGGACCCTACCTGAATCCGAAGCGCAAAGGCATGCAGAACGAGAAGTATCTTCGTCATCCGAATCTTGAGGAAATGAAGCTGATTTTCGAAGAAGCAGGCTCGCTTATCAAGATGGTGACGATTGCGCCAGAGCTGCCGGGCGGACTCGAATTGATCTCTTATTTGAAAGAACAAGGCGTAGTCATCGCTGTTGCGCACTCGGATGCGACCTATGAAGAGGCCAAAGAAGCTTTTGGCGCAGGCGCAAGCCATGTGACGCATTGTTTCAACGGAATGCGCCCTATCCATCATCGTGATCCGGGGCTGATCGTCGCGGCCTTCGAGGAAGAGCATGTCAGCTTGCAGGCGATCGTCGATCAAGTCCATTTGCATCCTGCAATCGTCAGGCTGATGCATCGAATAAAAGGACCGGAAGGAATGGTTCTCATAACGGATGCACTGCAAGCGATGGGACTGGGCGATGGGGAATACCTATTCGGTGGCCATCAGGTTACGGTATCAGAAGGCGTCGCAAGGTTAGTGGACGGGACATTGGCATCAAGTACGGTTACCATGAATGAAGCGCTGCGCTTAACGGTTGAGAACGGGATATCGATAACTGATGCGGTACAGATGGCTTCAACGACGCCTGCCCGGATTCTGGGCATGTCGCACAGCGGGCACATTGACGTTGGTTGCGAAGCGGACTTGGTCCTACTGAATGAGAACTATGATGTGGTATGGACCATGATCGGCGGGATGATCGCGAACCGATGA
- a CDS encoding DeoR/GlpR family DNA-binding transcription regulator: MSVADICTHYHVSRDTARRDIVRLVQEGVVVRTHGGVALPELQKELSSYQDRMIEESDSKQRIGRQGAMLIRDHETVYMDVSTTVQFVAQHVEARGITVVTHSIDNVGILSKRDDLSIYVLGGYLHTQNRLLYGPSVIDKISDIRADKAFIGTTSIQPDGFYYPYEEDVRVKKEMAKQSDQVILVADHTKFGAKSRFKLDFDYVDIIVTDQPLKEELREILDHRNITIIECSHQPIQDGVK, encoded by the coding sequence ATGAGTGTAGCAGATATCTGTACCCATTACCACGTTTCGAGAGATACAGCGCGGCGGGATATCGTCAGACTCGTGCAGGAGGGCGTCGTGGTAAGGACGCATGGCGGGGTTGCGCTGCCAGAGCTTCAGAAGGAGCTGTCATCCTATCAAGATCGCATGATTGAGGAATCGGACAGCAAGCAACGAATCGGAAGGCAAGGCGCGATGCTGATCCGCGATCATGAGACAGTTTATATGGACGTATCGACCACGGTCCAATTCGTCGCGCAGCATGTAGAAGCTAGGGGAATCACGGTGGTAACGCATTCCATTGATAATGTTGGGATTCTCTCGAAGCGGGATGATCTGAGTATCTATGTGTTGGGCGGATATCTGCATACGCAGAATCGCCTGCTCTATGGTCCTTCAGTCATTGACAAGATTAGCGACATCCGGGCAGATAAGGCGTTCATCGGGACGACCTCGATTCAACCAGATGGTTTCTATTATCCGTATGAGGAAGATGTTCGGGTGAAGAAAGAGATGGCGAAGCAGTCCGATCAAGTGATTCTCGTGGCAGATCATACGAAGTTCGGAGCCAAATCGAGATTCAAGCTGGATTTCGACTATGTAGACATTATCGTCACCGATCAACCCTTGAAGGAAGAACTGCGGGAAATACTCGATCACCGCAATATAACGATTATCGAATGTTCTCATCAACCTATTCAGGATGGAGTGAAGTAA